A part of Aspergillus flavus chromosome 5, complete sequence genomic DNA contains:
- a CDS encoding alpha-1,3-glucanase/mutanase: MRTVCAGSIYIRCDRKLGNYIVRASSSCPKRKKYFNMIWKALYVIAALLTKVWGLPSSTELDPRQQQSKYVFAHFMVGIVKPYQLSDWIADMTAAQAIGIDAFALNCASIDSYTPTQLALAYQAAKQVNFKVFISFGFAYWSNGDTEKITAYMREYAAHPAQMQYNGAAIVSTFVGDSFNWGPVKQGTSHPIWALPNLQDPAEATSGASRAIDGAFSWYAWPTDGGNSIIPGPMTTVWDERFVKALAGRTYMAPVSPWFATHFNSKNWVFICESLPTLRWEQMLQLQPNLIEIISWNDYGESHYIGPYSANHSDDGSSQWAAGMPHDAWRNLYKPYIKAYKSGAMAPIIEQDELVYWYRPTPKNVACTNDPLPQPNGVNMLHDSVFVATMLTKPATLTVTSGSNPPVSIEVPAGIVTSNISMGVGVQKFSVARGGQSIMSGQGGLEIKDNCRHWNYNVYTGSVVRNA; encoded by the exons ATGAGGACGGTGTGTGCGGGTTCAATCTATATAAGGTGTGACAGAAAGCTAGGAAACTATATAGTGAGAGCGTCTTCAAGCTGTCCGAAGCGAAAGAAGTACTTCAATATGATTTGGAAAGCTCTATATGTCATTGCGGCCCTGCTGACAAAGGTCTGGGGTCTTCCCAGCTCCACTGAGCTGGATCCTCGTCAACAGCAAAGCAAGTATGTCTTTGCTCACTTCATG GTTGGCATCGTAAAGCCCTATCAGCTATCCGACTGGATCGCCGACATGACCGCAGCTCAAGCAATCGGCATCGATGCATTTGCCCTTAACTGCGCCAGTATAGACAGCTACACACCGACTCAGCTAGCTCTAGCTTACCAGGCGGCCAAGCAGGTCAACTTCAAAGTCTTCATCTCTTTTGGCTTTGCCTACTGGAGTAACGGAGATACCGAGAAAATCACTGCTTACATGAGAGAATACGCCGCCCATCCCGCGCAGATGCAGTATAACGGAGCTGCGATCGTAAGTACATTTGTTGGAGACAGCTTCAACTGGGGCCCGGTAAAGCAAGGAACGTCACATCCTATCTGGGCTCTGCCTAACCTTCAGGACCCAGCAGAGGCGACGAGCGGTGCTTCTCGGGCCATTGACGGCGCCTTCTCCTGGTATGCATGGCCTACCGATGGGGGAAACAGCATCATACCCGGACCGATGACCACTGTCTGGGATGAGAGGTTCGTTAAAGCTCTGGCTGGACGCACATATATGGCTC CGGTATCACCGTGGTTTGCAACTCACTTCAACTCCAAAAACTGGGTGTTCATCTGTGAGAGTCTTCCTACTCTTCGTTGGGAACAGATGCTTCAGTTACAGCCAAACCTGATTGAGATTATCTCATGGAATG ACTATGGTGAATCGCATTACATCGGACCATACTCCGCCAATCATAGTGACGACGGCTCCTCCCAATGGGCAGCGGGAATGCCACACGATGCCTGGAGGAACCTTTACAAGCCGTATATAAAGGCCTACAAGTCTGGCGCAATGGCCCCGATCATAGAACAGGACGAACTTGTATATTGGTACCGCCCGACGCCGAAGAACGTGGCTTGCACCAACGATCCCCTACCGCAACCGAACGGTGTCAACATGCTCCATGACAGTGTCTTTGTAGCTACTATGCTGACAAAACCAGCTACACTGACCGTCACGAGTGGTTCCAACCCACCAGTGTCCATTGAGGTACCGGCGGGGATTGTCACATCGAACATCAGTATGGGCGTGGGTGTTCAGAAGTTCTCCGTAGCGCGTGGAGGGCAGTCTATCATGAGTGGCCAAGGTGGGTTGGAAATCAAGGATAATTGTAGGCATTGGAATTATAACGTTTATACTGGTTCGGTAGTAAGAAATGCCTGA
- a CDS encoding putative exopolygalacturonase precursor, whose protein sequence is MNLWLLTLWVTLVTAWVDNQGTTCTLYPESLTHQGQEVDDSPSIQQAFDMCGTNGTVIFSENVFHVNTVLNTTNLLNCDVHLRGELRFSANVPYWRTHAISVVLQDQVTAWLFGGHNVSFYGEGGFYNGNGQAWYNANRNESNQAGRPMSFTVYNSTDLRVDGLRVIQPQFWATFVWASKNVSFTNLFVNATSDSEWGTMNTDGFDSWQSDNLLVENATIIMGDDCIAAKGNTTNLLAKNIYCEGGTGVTIGSIGQYPEMPDYNLNITFENVTIKDAMDGAYIKTWQGTRIFTPSNGDWGGGGTGLVKNVTFRDFVMDNVGLPIQVAQCVYSAGSNKSCNTSTLQIEDVKWENIRGTSRFNIASSIYCSDEVPCPNMSFENVNITSLNATRGQAYYDTDIQYELFQCTNVVGQNSSGIPCNQAAPSNFSQWIYGNVDSSGLATALSDHLGN, encoded by the coding sequence ATGAATCTGTGGCTTCTTACCCTCTGGGTCACTTTGGTGACAGCCTGGGTCGACAACCAAGGCACAACATGTACTTTGTACCCCGAATCTCTTACTCATCAGGGGCAGGAGGTTGATGACTCCCCGTCGATTCAACAAGCCTTTGACATGTGTGGCACCAACGGGACGGTCATTTTCTCCGAGAATGTCTTCCACGTAAACACCGTTCTCAACACAACCAATTTGCTGAATTGTGATGTTCATCTCCGGGGCGAGCTACGCTTCTCGGCCAACGTTCCATACTGGCGAACCCATGCCATCAGTGTTGTTCTGCAGGATCAAGTCACTGCCTGGCTGTTTGGTGGTCACAATGTGAGCTTCTATGGTGAGGGTGGCTTTTACAACGGAAATGGCCAAGCGTGGTACAATGCGAACCGGAATGAATCGAATCAGGCCGGACGACCGATGAGTTTCACGGTCTACAACTCGACCGACCTTCGTGTCGATGGACTGAGGGTGATCCAACCGCAGTTCTGGGCAACCTTTGTGTGGGCCAGCAAGAATGTCTCCTTTACCAACTTGTTTGTGAATGCGACCAGCGACAGCGAATGGGGCACCATGAACACCGATGGGTTCGATTCGTGGCAGAGCGACAACTTGCTGGTGGAAAATGCCACCATTATCATGGGCGACGACTGTATCGCCGCCAAGGGAAACACGACGAACCTCCTCGCCAAGAACATCTATTGCGAGGGCGGCACCGGCGTCACGATTGGGTCGATCGGTCAATACCCCGAGATGCCCGACTACAATCTCAATATTACCTTTGAGAATGTGACCATCAAAGATGCCATGGATGGTGCCTACATCAAGACCTGGCAAGGCACCCGCATCTTCACTCCCAGCAACGGCGACTGGGGTGGCGGTGGAACTGGTCTGGTCAAGAATGTTACTTTCCGCGACTTTGTGATGGACAATGTGGGACTTCCGATTCAGGTCGCCCAGTGCGTGTACTCAGCGGGTTCCAACAAGAGCTGCAATACCTCGACGTTGCAGATCGAAGACGTGAAGTGGGAAAACATCCGTGGCACATCCCGTTTCAACATCGCCTCGTCTATCTACTGTTCGGATGAGGTCCCCTGCCCCAACATGAGCTTTGAGAATGTGAACATCACTAGTCTGAATGCCACCCGTGGCCAGGCGTACTACGATACGGATATCCAGTACGAACTCTTCCAGTGCACAAACGTCGTGGGTCAGAACTCCTCCGGCATTCCTTGCAACCAAGCCGCTCCCAGCAACTTCAGTCAGTGGATCTATGGAAATGTTGATAGTTCGGGCCTGGCAACCGCGCTTTCAGATCATCTCGGAAACTAA
- a CDS encoding putative NRPS-like enzyme, translated as MVIQALAAFPFSQLTTQRVLQQAWIDTLQLSDDKFGLEADFLSLGGDSIAAINLVSYLRCKHLKISVRDVLKYPVLGAMAGQLKRESDNTQQIKQETFVSPPEVDAAISATSLQPTEYEYIYPCPSGQAEFLTQGAHPEALWSLMTDKKVGPDFEPKRWIDLV; from the exons ATGGTTATCCAGGCCCTAGCagcctttcctttttcccagTTGACT ACGCAAAGGGTTCTACAACAAGCATGGATCGACACCCTGCAGCTGTCCGATGACAAATTTGGTTTGGAAGCCGACTTCCTCAGCCTCGGCGGCGATTCCATTGCCGCAATTAATCTCGTCAGTTACCTCAGGTGCAAACACCTTAAGATCTCTGTGCGAGATGTCCTCAAATACCCCGTTCTTGGGGCAATGGCCGGCCAGCTGAAGCGCGAGTCGGATAATACACAGCAAATTAAGCAGGAGACATTCGTTTCTCCGCCGGAGGTTGACGCTGCTATATCTGCCACTAGTCTACAACCGACTGAGTATGAGTATATCTATCCTTGCCCTTCAGGACAAGCCGAGTTCCTGACCCAAGGAGCACATCCTGAGGCGTTATGGAGTCTGATGACAGATAAAAAAGTCGGGCCCGACTTTGAACCCAAACGGTGGATTGACCTAGTTTGA
- a CDS encoding NRPS-like enzyme, with product MVEIYDNVNNNEQRNQIIKSLDQHRFVFGQPFIRYAILHLSTGKTEIVTKLDRGLYDGTLLRIFGEHFEAYQRNSALERFTLFKVFAFHIWQMDKSRTLSFWKQSAKRPITFGFPSASIKEPRINSVYVHTINLEFDAFAKSTGATVSIIFQSIFQLWLALRSNQRDVAFDYLYTDRNVDLVGLQTINSIYTNFLPMRSTVNALIPVSEFLHQTQDKFWQYTENSTVGMDEIHKACETTREGFSNKTLFLFQPFEPVIATEKQYQKWIVMAKSQVTIPQPYALVFEVVKTADMNEYKLKFSFDNRMYERKTYKMRLE from the coding sequence ATGGTGGAGATCTATGACAATGTCAACAACAATGAGCAGAGAAACCAAATCATTAAGTCTCTTGACCAACACCGCTTTGTATTTGGTCAGCCCTTTATTCGCTATGCCATTCTCCATCTCTCGACAGGGAAGACAGAAATTGTCACCAAGCTTGACCGTGGCCTATACGACGGAACGCTTCTCCGCATCTTTGGTGAGCACTTTGAGGCTTATCAGCGTAATTCTGCATTGGAACGCTTTACTTTATTCAAAGTCTTTGCATTCCACATTTGGCAGATGGACAAATCCCGCACACTGTCGTTCTGGAAGCAATCCGCGAAACGCCCCATTACCTTCGGATTTCCCAGCGCCAGTATCAAGGAGCCACGCATCAACTCCGTCTATGTACACACCATCAACCTTGAATTTGATGCATTCGCCAAGTCCACCGGTGCCACTGtgtccatcatcttccagtCAATCTTCCAGCTCTGGCTGGCACTGCGTAGCAACCAACGCGACGTAGCCTTCGATTACCTCTACACAGATCGCAACGTTGATCTTGTTGGCCTGCAAACTATCAACAGTATCTATACAAACTTCCTTCCCATGCGCTCAACAGTTAATGCTTTAATTCCTGTATCAGAATTCCTTCATCAGACCCAAGATAAATTCTGGCAGTACACCGAGAATAGCACAGTGGGTATGGACGAAATTCACAAAGCCTGTGAAACTACGCGTGAAGGATTCTCCAATAAgaccctcttcctcttccagccGTTCGAGCCAGTCATCGCGACAGAGAAGCAGTATCAGAAGTGGATCGTTATGGCCAAGTCGCAGGTGACCATACCACAGCCATATGCGCTAGTATTTGAGGTTGTGAAAACAGCGGATATGAATGAGTATAAGCTCAAGTTTTCCTTCGACAATCGTATGTATGAAAGGAAGACGTACAAAATGAGACTCGAGTGA